ATTTCGTTTTTGTTTTCATACAGCTCTGATGTGATTGTAGGCTTTGGTGGACAAGCAGTTTGGCAGCTCCAAATGCTGAGGAAAAGGGCAACAACAGTTTTATCGCCAGGTCATCGACGTCAATAAGGACAAACATTGAATCAATATATGTACAAAGTAATAAAATATTCGTAATTATTATTAGCAGCTTCTgaaacaaaggaaaaaaaattgaatgatGTAGCTTGCTTCCTTTAATTCAAACTAAGTACCTGTTGGTGTGTCATGTTTGTATTTGCTTtaacactatatatatatatatatatatatatatatatatatatatatatatatatatatatatatatattctgtaAGAAGATGATGCTTCTCAATCTCAATTATTAGCCTCAGAACAACAAGATCATGTTTCTAATGCTCTATGTTTCTAAAGTCATgttttatatatatgtatatatcctgTAGCAACGTACAGGTATAAACATATATAGTGACTTATTACAAACCGGATGCCAACCGTGGTACACTAAAGTGGTACAGGTATAAACATATATTTAATCATTTCTGAACCAACGGCCCAAAGTTTGACCAATCAACAAACTGTGAATAATTAAGAGTCTCGTTGGTTCGTTGTTTGGTGCAGTCCTGGTtacatcaaaaaaaatttagatcccaaaattttttggccaAAAAACGTCACATTGAATGTTTTGATATATATGGTGCTACAGTAAATTATGTTTATACCTGTACGTTTGTATGTAAATTATGCAaattacgagacaaatcttttaagcctaattgcACCATGATTTGACAATatggtgctacagtaaatatttgctaatgatagattaattaggtttaatgtATTCGTCATGCAGTTTACAGGCGGAATCTGAATTTTGTTTTGTTATTAGTCtaatttaatactttaaatgtgtGTCCGTATATTTTAAATGTGTGTCCGTAAACCAAAAGAACTAAACCCACATAAACAGcgaaagacgaatgcatgcatctTTGTCAGAAAACGAGGAGGAAGAGGTTGACTTTTTTGAAATTAGGCACAAACTACTCACTGACGGCTTTTCTCTCTGCCGCGTCACTTTTCTTATTGATCACTACAGACACATTCGTGACGGCCTCCGATCCGTCACCACACGTCGGATGCATCATCAATGGCTGACACATCGATCGACCCGATGCTCATCGATCTCGATCACCGGCTCACGCACTACCGGAATTGGCTAATTCGCACACGCCGTGTGCCCCAAGCACACAGCAAAGCCTAGTAGGCACATGGCGAAGTCTTCGCCGTCGGCCACCGACGGCGAACACCCGACGGCAGCGCTAGGCACGGCATAGatctagtttgccgtgtgctatttatcgggcacacggcaaacacattcGCCGTGTGTATCCAAAGGtacacggcaaaaaaaaaagcccaGACATCGTGACGACGGGCAAACGGTGTGACAGAGGACTTCACCGTGTGCCAGAAaataggcacacggcgaaattatccactttgccgtgtgccacctgGATTGGCGCACGGCAAATGCATGGACGCAGGGCCCAGCAACATagctcttcgccgtgtgctctTAGTTCTGGCATATGGCAAAGTACTAAGGTTCGTCGTGTGCCTTGTTCTTGGCACACAGCGAACTATGGTCAGTTCGCCATGTGCACGGCCTAAGCACACGACGAACTTGGTGTCCAGGGCTGGCCAAAtagtcactttgccgtgtgcctagtcccctgcacacggcaaagtgaccaaacaAATCTTTTTTTATGTTTTTCACGTATAAAGGACCCCATATCACAACATACATATCACAGGCATtacatatcatatatatatcaCAACAAACGTCACAGTCATTATATATCACAACTAGCCACAAACAACATCAAACACACATCCAGAAGTCCAATGCAAAGTCCTGCAAGttcacaacatatccaaaagttcacaaatacatatccaGAAGTTCACAAGTCCATAAATATTGAAATAAACAAGTTTATAGTTGCGGTGGGTCGTCGAACGGTAGTGGGCCGCCGAACTGAGGTGGGAACAACTGCTGTGGGGGTAGCGTTGGTGAGATGCCCAGTGACAATTCTGACGTATTCGATGCCGCCGATAGATTCTGCAAAAAATATAAGACAGTAAATTGCAGGTGAGACAAAAACCAAGTTCTCAAGTTATAATCTAAGCAAGTCTAAATATGTAGGTCCCCTAAATCGTTAAGTGAGTAATGTAAGTTACAATCTCTAAGTCTAAAGTTCTTtaagtatctaatacttcaAAAGAAACTAAAGTGTTTTCAAGATACTCACCGGAGGAGTAGTAGAAGCAGGAGCCAAAGGGAATTGCATGGCTGGGATGGGATTACCCATTTGGACAGAAAGACCTCgaatgtagttgtacatctggGCCATCTCGGCCGCCTGCTTCTGCTCGTTCTCTTGTCGTATCCTCCTCTCTTCGGCCAGCGCCGCCTTGTACGCCGCCTGTTGCGCTTGCATTTGGTTCTACAATATTTCATGACAATATTACAatacaaagcaaatatatgtacAGAACGAACGAACtatgaataaataagaaataacctgaAGTTCCTGTACTTGGAGCTGCGACGCGGACAGTcgtgggcgtatggccgggctaTTGCCCGTGCTCCTCGCTCGAATCTGGGAGAGGGTGGGAGTGCTGGCCGTGTCTACAAGGCCGTCGCCAATGTAGTAGCGCTCAtgtttcttgcctcctcccactCTCATAATGACTTCTCCATCAAGGGGCTGGGTCCTCGGATCCCAGTCTGGCCCATGGACCTGTCTTCCCATATCTGTGTACGCCTGGATACGACTGTGGACGGACGGATTGCTGTACGCCGAGGGCGGGTCATCAGGGTTGTAGGTGACGTTGGATGTCGCCTTGCCTTTGCGGGCCAGAGCCCATCCCACGAACGGGGTGCACTCCTGTCCTTCATGTGAGGACGACTGCGAAAAAAGAAGAAGTTGATCACAAATTATGCTGAATTGAACATTAGATTAGAGATATGAGTCTGTGTAGTGTGTACCCATCTAGCTCAGTACTCGTCGTTGTTGAGGCTGCCTTGATGGTGTGCTAGACCTGGCATCAGCaatcgccgctgccggccaATGTTGTGCTTCTCCTGCCACTCGGGGTCGAACCACTTGTCCACTATGCGCTCCCAGCACACGGTGTCATTACGACACCACCACGCAGGAACCTACACTTGAACAAATGCGTGACATGTAAGACGAGAGACATTTAACAATGTTTTTAATCTTATAATAAATTTGAACTTACCTGTAAATATTGCTCTCGGGTCAGCTTCAACTCTCTAGCCTCAGGCTTTccgatcttctgctttaagaaATGTGCACAATAGTTGATGACGCACTGGACTTGCGCCTCATAATGCATGTCCTTCATGAGTTTAATGCATCGATTGTGAGCCGCAATCGCCTCCCGCTCCTCATATCTCTTATCACACCTGTAAAAATCCTGCATATATAGACGATGGATCATGTCATTATTAACAAAATGTTCAATGAATGTGATGTATTCACCATTTTTTGCCGGAGAAAACTTACCCAGAGCTCGCCCTTTACCCGCTCCGCCTTGTTCTCAAAGGCTCTGCCACTCCGATCCAACTGATCGTTGTTGGCGacgatgtagtggtcccacaTCCAGGCCGGCTCGTACCGTCCTTGATAGTGGACCAGGCCTGGGAAGTGGTCCATGCACAAAAGACCCAGGATGCCGTTGACCTTGCGTTTGTGAGCACCGCCTCTGAGGACAGTCTAACTCCTGCAAAAGTGATTAagagaaaatattagtttgtaTCGTGATTTTCGAGTTAAGAAATGAAAAGGTAGTAATAACATGTCAAATTATTTACATATCCCCGCAGAATGCGTTGTCTGATGACCTCTTCTCTCGCACGATGGACTTCACCATGGtagatccaccgggtatagtttTCCACAAACCCATTTGTGATAATGTGTTTACCCATAGTGAGTTGTGATTGATGAATTCTATTTTGACACTTGCTGCATGGACACGGCATTCAACTCTGTCCTCTATCAAATGCCTTTTTTAAGAAGTCATCGACCTTTAGAGCAAACTCAATATACTCTTGGTCGCTCTGCCAGcccttgtacatccactcacggtcatccatcctttAACATACGAGCGAGAAATTTTAAAATCGATTTCATGTACACAATGTCTAACAAACTCTAATAggtgaagataggtcctaattCCACCCCAGGCTGCGTAGATATGGTTGGTTTTCATGATCCACTCCTAGCCgagacagaatttcggcagcaccccccccgctgctctccaaatacacgtcctgTCAAGGAGactgtgtatccggagaacaacagGGAGGTGATGCCGAAACTCTGCCACAGATCAGAGTAGATCATGAAAACTAAACATATCTACACACTCTTGGGCTGTCCAAATagcgtggacaattcgaaacagatacggATATAGATATGCAAAGATTTGCATATTCCGTACCGTATctctttcgaacgggagacgcctaagTTATGTGACCTATGGGCTTATGTCGCTCACCTATGGGCTTATGCATAACACGGAAAGAGAGGTTTCTTGTGCCGCTCACCTATGGGCTTGACGATGTGCGCGGCGTGGCCTCCTTTTCCTtgtcctcctctctccttctcGTTCCAATCTAATTCCATCAATTACAACATAAGTATAGGTCAAATTTTCAATGCCATGACTCACAAAAAATTAATGTCGGAGTGCGGCGGAGCAGCTACCACCAAGGGCTGTGTCGGGGTGCGGTGGGGCGGCGAGGCAACGGCCCAAGACGCCGCGGGACAGGGCTGCGACGGAGCCTGGGCGCCGgcagggcggggcggcgcggagggcaCCGAGCCTGGGCGGCGCCGGGGCAGGGCCGCACCGGAGGGGCGGCGTCGGGGCAAGGCAGGGCGAGGCCGGTGGGGCCGCGCTGGACCAGGGCTGCACCGGGGCGGGGCGCACCGGGCCTGGGCCAAGCCGGGGCAGGGtcgcggcggaggggcggcgccggggtgcggcggggcggggcctgGGAGGAAgagccggggcggggcgggcgggGCCGGGGAGGGAGAGTCGGGGCGGGCcggggccgcgccggcgaggcggggccGGGGCAGGGCTGTGGTGGCggggcgggcggggcggcgggctggctgcgggacggcggcggcgggcgcgcaggggcggcggcggggcaggagccgcggtggccggcgtcggggcggggtcggggcggcgcggcgtcgggaCGGGGCGGGCCGGCGTGAGAGAGTCacagagagtgagagagcaaagttcgtcgtgtgccaGATCCAActgttcgccgtgtgtcctGAATCTGGGCACACGGTGAAGCCACAATTTCACCGTGTGCCATATacagggcacacggcgaacattttttttaatttttaattgcaaatattttttttagaaaaatagaaTTTACACGTAATATCAgcgatttgccgtgtgcctaggtTATGTCACACGGCAAACCTAATTTATTTTGTCCCTAATTTGTTTTCCAAACATGATTCATTAAATTTAACGAAATGTACATTGCAAAGTATTATCAAATTAACTAAACATATCATATGAAGTGCTTATTTCAAaatcttgtatttttttatGCATGTATATCTCAATTTGAATATTCCCACTTTAATTTTAATAGtactaaaaaaatcaaaaaaatggcaaacatttcagaaaaatatcatgattcCACATGAACTACTATTATGTGGTGTATTACCCATAGAAAAAGTTTAGAACCCAAATTATTACTTACAAATCGTTACGCATACACACGTAATTAGAATCTTTTAAAGTATATGGATCTTTTGCGGAGAAACAACAGTTTATAAGCAGCGTTtgtgaaaaaagaaaataatccaaccaaatttttaccagagactcgATATATGATGACATGAGATCATgacaattttcataatttttagttcACATTTCGATTTTATATAATTTGTAAACGATTATCCATAATATTTGTATTCATGGCCTTGTTCAGAGGATTCGACCGGTTCATTTTATTTTGCCTTGTGCAAAAGGCTCAGCATACGGCGAACCTTCTTCTTTGCTGTGTGCCTAGAAGCAGCACATGGCAAACTCTTACGTTTGTTGTGTGCCTAactccagcacacggcaaagacgaCGACGTCCACGGGCCGTTGGGATCGGTTAACGGGGGCCatgacttcgccgtgtgctgtcccaaggcacacgacaaagaagAAGGTTCGCCGTGTGCTGGGCTGTGGGCACACGTCGAATGCTGACGGCGTTGAGCTGCAGCACATGGCCGTTAACGTGGAGCCCATTTCGCCGTGGGCTGTATagtgggcacacggcgaagtctcgAGTCGCCGTGTGTCGGGCctggggcacacggcgaaatctCGAGTCGCCGTGTGCTTTATGTTCGTCGTGTGTTTTGTTCTCGGCGCACATCAAATGGACTGTTCACCGCACATCAAATGGACTGTTCACCGTGTGTCCGAGAAAAAACACACGACAAACCttgaggcacacggcgaactcgcggtttccggtagtgacgGCTTGGTGTAGACGGCGACGTTCTTCCAGCGCGACTCCATGCGCCGGGACGGCTGGTGGTGCGACTGCTTGTACACCCCGAACTTGAAGTAGTGCTCGGTCCCGCCCTTCCCGGGGGCGATCAGCCGCCTCTCGCCGTCGACGAAGACCGTCACGTTCCCCGCCGCGACGTCGTGCACGACGTTGAGCCGCACCCACCGGCCGTACACACCGGCGGCGACCACCCTGCTCAGGTCGTGGTAGTAGGTGAGCCGGCCGTCGTAGACGTGCAGCATCAGCGTGGTGGCGTGCGTCGCCGCGCCGAAGATCTGCATCACTGACGCCCCCGACGTGCCCGGTGGGACGAACGCGTCGCCCTCGAACTGCCACACCTCGGAGCTGTAGATCTTCTGCATGCACGAGCGAGCAAAAGTTACATCACTAGTAGTtcttccgttccaaattataaatcgTTTGACTTTTTGATCCCAAGCATAATcacccatcttattcaaaaattagtgcaaaatatcacttttttATTGTGGTTttctttatcaatacaagttctttAAAAATGATTTCAATTTGACTATGTTTAcacatttttttaaataagatgagCAGTTGTGTTAAGAGTCAAACAATAATTTAGACTGAATGGATAGAAAACATGCTATCAGTCCAGCTCAAAAAGTATTGGGTGGAAGATGGCCTAGTACTAATTGTATCATTATTAGTACCAGGTCATGTTGGTGCTAGTACGCGTACTGAAGATCTACGAGGAATGGAGAAGAGATTTTAGTTTATTTCTTGTCGATCGATCGTTGAGTTGAGATGGTACGTACGTCGACTTTGATCTCGGTGCGGGCGCCGCCCGGGTGGGAGGCGCTGATGGGCTTGTCGGTGGCGAAGACCCACATGCGGTGGACGCTGCCGAACTGCTGGTAGCGCTCGCCGAGGGGCACGTCGTAGGGCTTCTGCACCACGAACTGCGACTCCGTCAGCCTCACGCGGATGAAGCCGGCGGTTAGGTGCGCagagcggccggcgccggccggcatCGTCGGCGACGCACTGATGACGGCGAGGTAGACGAAGCAGCAGCCATGTTTGCACGTGCCGGTGCTGGTGTGCCGCCGACCGCGGGACGCATCTATTTATATATTAAGTGCGCTCGGTTGCGTGGGTGGTCGGCGTACACCGGCGGTGGttaccacggcggcggcgcgcgtcgtgTTCGTGGCGACGGGGACGGtggtcggcggccggcggccggcggcggcgccacgccaAGACAGCAGCACAGCAATAAAAAATGCATGCTTCGGACTTGAAATTGGACGGAGCCACACGGAGATCTCGAGAGGGGTCCGACGCCCGGAATCGATCCGTCCAATACTGCAGTAAGTCACCTGAATCGCACTGAATCGCTGACGGTCATCGGATCATACGCTGACAGTGACAGTGAGGATCCATGGAACGCGACCGCCGAGGCGCCGACGGCAACGGCCATGTCCATCATCCTTCTTGATTCGTTCATGGCGGGCCTCGATCGGCCTGGTTAAAAATGGCCGGCGGGCAAGGCCCACATGCCTGTTCCCGGGGCTGGCACCGTGTTAGTGAGACGATAAAATTTTTAACATTTTCTGTTATTCGtcacattattattattattattattattattattattattattattattattattattattattatttgtaTTTCTAAATACAGGGGTAGAGCCAGCGTGAGGGCAGAGGAGTCTCAAGCCCCTCTATTGGAGGCAaaggggaagaaggagagagggaaaagaaagaagaggaggaagagtaAGGAGTGTCCTTGGTGCGGGACTGGCACCGCCACTAACGGCGAGCTAATGCAATAAGGAAGCAGGACACAAACGTATTGTAACCATGCAGGGGAAGTATTGGAAGCTAGACAATCAAGCATTGTTTAGGTGGTAATTATATTACTATATTAGTAAAAGAAATAGGGACGATCAAACTAACTCAAGGTTTAACATCTTGTACGTCTCAAGAATGGGGCAATTTATTCTATATCTTGCGACTTCGTCGGCAAATTACAAAGATTAtattgtttcaactttcaatTCCAAGTAGTCTCGTGACTTTAATTACTTTATGTTTTAATTTGATGGAGACAACACGTCCGCAACCGTAAAATCCTAGCTAAGAAGCGATGAGGCATGCCGTAACTTAAAGGTCAGCAGCCAATTCAATGGATACAACATATCTTTTTGACAGAATAAACCATTGCCTGCACTTAAAGCAATCGCCCTCCATTGGAGCTACAAAAAAAGGATGATATGAAAAAAGAATATATTTTCTACAACACAACAAAGAGGAGTACTTGGATCGCGATGTTATTTTTTGAAAGGTCTTCGATCGCGATGTTAACTACTTGAATCCTCATAACTTTTCTCATCCACAAAATTGTCTTTTTCACTTCTTTTCTGTTTGATGAGATATCAGAAATGGGTCAGTGcaaatcaaaaaataaaaaaatctgcGTGGGGGCAGGGGGCAGGAACTCCATTGGATGCAAAGGGAAAGGAGGAgaaaggagggagaagaagaggaaggaggccCACCTTGG
This genomic interval from Panicum virgatum strain AP13 chromosome 8K, P.virgatum_v5, whole genome shotgun sequence contains the following:
- the LOC120645344 gene encoding citrate-binding protein-like, coding for MPAGAGRSAHLTAGFIRVRLTESQFVVQKPYDVPLGERYQQFGSVHRMWVFATDKPISASHPGGARTEIKVDKIYSSEVWQFEGDAFVPPGTSGASVMQIFGAATHATTLMLHVYDGRLTYYHDLSRVVAAGVYGRWVRLNVVHDVAAGNVTVFVDGERRLIAPGKGGTEHYFKFGVYKQSHHQPSRRMESRWKNVAVYTKPSLPETANWNEKERGGQGKGGHAAHIVKPIGLVHYQGRYEPAWMWDHYIVANNDQLDRSGRAFENKAERVKGELWV